CGGAATCAGAAGGACAAGGTCGCAAAGCAATTGCGGCATCCGAACAAGATACGAAACAGCAGAGGACCACTTCTACGGCAAATACAGATCCCTCAACCAGTGAGATAGAAGGAATAGACGACGAACCGCTGAACATCCGCAAGGATTGGGATTCAGCCACGATCTACGTTGAACCTGAGCAAAGTGAGGACATCGAGATCACGTTCACCCGCCTGAAAAAGCAACTCAAGCGTGAGGACGTCACCCTGGAGAAGAACAAGCACTTCTATCGCGGTGTCTTCGAGGTGGCATTCGGCGAGCACCAAGACGAAACGAAGGAAAAAATACGTGAACTCGCCAAGCAAGATACCGATCAGTGAATCATTGATTCACTGAATTTGATACGGAGTTGATGCGGCGCCAACACAAAGTTCTCAGTTTTCCCCTTCACCTTTTGATGTTGGAAACTGCACATCGGCTAGTTGACAGCGTGTTAGATTCGCCGAGGGCAAAGGCATCTCGAGTCGTGATTAGTGAAAAACCTGTCAAGTACAGTTGATACTGGCCTTGGTCAGATACTACAATATATCCCGACTTTCGGTTGGTTATTGATGTCGCAACTTTCGGACGGGGGGACCGGTCCAGACATTTTTATACAGCTGTATTCCTGGCTGTTTTGAAAGCGAAAATCAAAATACATTATACAGACCTGCCCCCGTTCAACGTATGATGAACCATATATAGCTATATGATATATTCGTGGAAAGGATGAGCCAGCTGGTGTATGAAAACGAGATATCTCCGCAAAGACGTTTAAATAGGTTTGAAAAGATGGTGGCGCCAGATATTGTATCCGAGATCGTCAAAAAACTTGAGCGCGCCCTCGTTTTTTGCATCAATCGTGAGCACAATGGTCTCAGCACCCTTCTCTTCACCAATCATCACTGCTCGGTCAATTAGCGCCTGGCCAATTCCTTCCCCACGATATTCCGGTTTGACGTACAATTGGTCGAGTGCACAGTCGCGTTCGCGAGTAAAAATTGGCGGAGCGTCCCGAATCTCAAAAAGGAGGTAGCCAATCACCTCGTTGTCCACCTCAGCTACGAAAATGAACACATCGTCTTGGCGTAATCCGTTGCTGAAGTTGGATGCCATCGCCTGTTCTGCGTCGTCAGCGAGTTCAAAACGTTTGTTTCGCGACTCCATGTCTTCAGCGAACGGTCGCCAGAGATTTCTCACGACTTCCTGGATTTCGGTTGCTCGAATCGGCCTGAGATCCATATCACGCACATTACTTGCACAGCGATTAACTGTTATGGTGACGCTGTAACGGTTAACAGCTCTGAGAGCCGAAAAGCTTAGAACTCCCCTCGTCCGTATCACAAACGTTCACATGCCAACAGAGTGGGAGCAACTTATCGATAGCGGCCAGTATGTAACGGTTGACGGCACAGATGTCCACTATTACGACGAGGGCTCCGGAGACGCCATTGTTCTCCTTCACGGCGGCGGACTAACCTCATGTGCCGAACTTAACTGGGGTGCAGTTATCGGCCTACTGAGTGAATCCTGCAGAGTAATCGCGCTTGATCAGCCCGGGTTCGGCTTCACCGCTCCGCGTGATGAACGTGATTACATGCCTCGGAAGCGCGCGGATTTCATCGCGAGCTTTCTGAGGAAACTCAACATCGATACCGCCACTGTCGCGGGAAATAGCAGGGCTGGGTACCAAGCAGTCTATCTCGGCCTAGAGTACCCTGACCTCGTAGAGAAACTCGTTGTCGTTAACGCCGGGTCTGCCTCTCGGAAACTAGTCAAGGGGGAAGTCCCAGGCAACCTCGAGTCGGACGAACCCACCCTAGAAGGCGCTCGTGAGTTCCTAGAAGATTTCGAAGAAAACCATCTTGTCCGGCCCGACAATCATCCACTCTTCCAAGTTGGAATCACCGAGGAAGCGATCGAACGAGTTTACGAAATCCAGAAACGTAACTGGAAATTTACTAACGCACGGAGTCGAAATATACAGACCTCCGCTGAGTCGCTCAATGAAGCACTGAGCTACAATGGAACACACATCACTGAGGCTGCTTCGAACGTCAAGCAGCCTGTACTTATCACGTGGGGAACAAAACCGTACGAGGGCTGGCCACGACAGGCGGATGAGCCTGCGGACAATCCAGACAAAAAACTTGTCGAGATACATCCGGAAACACTCCCTGCCTATGAGCGCGACGAGGGATTCGACATGGGCGTTCGCCTATTCGAACAACTTCCAAACAGCGAGATTCACATTTGGCATGATACTAAACATCACGTGATGACTGACAAGGCAGCGCGCTGGTCTGACGTTGTAGCTGATTTCGTTACGGCCGAAACCAATATCTAAGCTTCCGGTGGATACACCGTTCTTTCAATAGAGGGTATGATTTATTTGTCAAGGGTGGGATGACCACATATGGTACGTAGAGCCATCAGTCCAGACGAACTCGCAGAAACACCATACAATCATGTAATCGTTGACGGTGGAAATATTTACATGGCGGGGCAGGTTCCTCGGGACAGCGATGGGAACATCGTGGGCGACGACCTCGAGACGCAGTCACGAAAGACCTTCGAGAACATAGGAATACTGCTCGAAGAAGTGGAGAAGGACTTCAACGACATTGCGAAGATTACTGTCTACATCATGGGGAAACAGGAGACATTGGACGGATACAAAAAGGTCTATAATGAGGTGTTCTCGGAACCGTATCCGTGCCAGACGGTCATCGGAACGCGACCGCTCGGTGATTCGCCGGTGATGATAGAGATCGAAGCTGAAGTACCGATGGAGTAACGTACTACTTCTCACGAAATCGGGTGGTTTGAATAGTGTGCCTGAGTGGAGTCGACTGTGAGCGCCTCGACAACCCCTCGTGAGTCGTTAATTCGGGGGCGAACTGGACGACAGCTGTGGCTCGTGACTGTGGGAACTATAACGTTCACAACCGGGAGGTTCGCTCTCTCGCCGCTATTGCCGACGATTACGGACTCTCTCAATATTTCGTCGTTCGCTGCAGGAATTGCAATGACCATGATGTTCGGATTCACAGCTATCGTCCGGTATCCGGGCGGACAACTCTCCGACCAGCTCTCGCGAAAGACGGTGCTGGTAGTTGGACTGGTCATCACGACAGGAGGGTTCACAATCCTCACAATGGTCTGGAATTATTCGACTTTTCTGCTCGCCATTATCGGTGTCGGGGTCGGCATCGGTCTCTACTCGACGGCTGTGATTGCGTGGCTGTCGGATCTGTTCACATCGAAACAAGGGCAGGCGCTCGGCATCAACAACAGCTCGATTTATTTCGCAGGGATCCTCGGTGCCGGTCTAGGCAACGTCGCCATCGCTTCAGAGTCGTGGCGCTCGGCATTTCTCCCTATCGTGTTCGTTCTCTGCATTCTCTTGCCAGCGCTGCACTACTGGAATTACGAACAGTACCAGATTTCTCGACCCGAATTCGACATCCGTGACACGGTTTTTCGACTACTTCAATCAGCTCAGGTTCGACGAATGCTCGTCGTCGGAACACTCTTTGGGACTGCTTGGCAGGGCGTAATAACATTCCTCCCGATGTTCCTTCAGGCCGAGAAGGCGATTTCGGCGACGTTTGCGAATAATCTTTTTGCGCTCCTGTTTCTCGTCGGCGCCGGCTCGAATCTACTCACCGGGCGGATATCTGACCTGTATCCTGTTCCGTACATTGTCGCCGTAGTCGCCGGAATCACGAGCGTCGGGTTAGTGATGGTGATATTTGTCGAAACAATCGTTCTGATCATTTTCAGTATCTGTATCCTGGGTGCAGGGCTCGCCGCAATCTGGCCCGCTCTCCAGTCGTACATGGTGGACCTCTTCCCGGAAGAGACTAAAGGCGGAGACTACGGCGCATTTAGTGCCGGATACGTCGGTCTCGCGAGTCTCGGACCCAGTATCGTCGGGTTCATCTCTGACAAATTCGATTTCACTGTCGCGTTTATGGGCCTCGTGGTCTGTCTCCTCGTCAGTGCACTTCTGGCCCTCGGCGTTGCTCGTCGAAATGATGACCTTAGTCACCGAACTCCCTGACGAATTCGCGAACAGGATCGTCAGCGAACTTGCTGCCCGCGCTGTCAACCGTGCCGATTTTGAACTGGTTGATTTCTTCTTCAAAACGAACGGTGGTGGGGGGGGGGGGGGTACTAATCTCGAACGTTGAGCCTGCACGAATGTCATCTCTTTGATTACTTTGTGTGGAACGTGATACGCTGTGAATAGTTCACCAGTACATCTCGATCACGGAGTGGAAAGAAGTAGTGAGATTCGGCCTACTCCCTCTCCTGAAATTTGAGCCGAGCCGTTCGAGTTTGTTTCTGAGACGCATCGATTCCCTCTATTAAACTGTTATACCTCATAGGTTCCTATCACCGAGCGTATCACTCGGAGATACGTCTGGTGGTGTCATCAAGGATACGTAGTTGTGCATCGAGCAGGTACGTGACTGAAATCGTTTCACAAATTCACTCTGGAAGGATGGTGTAGAGAGCGTCAGTGTCCTAGGAGGGTCATCGAGGGAGAAAGGCTCTTCCCCGACTTCGGTGCGAACACGATATTACCCTTTGAAACCACCGTGGGGTGTTCCCCTGTTCAGATTCTCCGATGGTCAATCAAGGTCGTACAGGTCACGGTACTTTTCGTTGACGTATTCGACGAAGTAGTCGGCGGTCAGGTCCTCGCCGGTCGCCTCCCTAACCAGTTCATCGGCGCGGAAGAACTGCCCATGACTGTGGACGTTCTCGGTCAACCACTCTCGAATCGGGCCGAGTTCACAATCACGAATGAGCTCATCAACATCCTCATTTAGTTCTTCGCGCATTGCTGCGTCAAGTTGTGCGGCGAGAACACTGCCAATGGTGTAGCCAATAAACCCTGGTAGACTCCGCGACCAGTGTGGGTCTTGTAGACAGCCTTCGTTGTCGGTCGATGGTCGAATACCAAGGTAGTCTTCCATTTTGTCGTTCCAGAGTTCCGGAATTTCATCGGCGGTGATCCGGTTGTGGAAGAGATCACGCTCTATCTCAGTTCGGAGGATGATGTGCATGTGGTATGTCAGCTCGTCAGCCTCGACCCTGATGAAATTATCCTTGAACACCTGGTTGACCGCCTCGTAGGCCTCACGAGCGGTGACATCCTCCAATTGGGGGTAGTGCTCACGAACCGTCGGCATGAAGTGCTCCCAGAACGCCTGGGTTCGACCAACGTGGTTCTCAAAGAAACGAGACTGTGACTCGTGAATTCCGATTCCGCGCGGCTCCCCAAGCGGTGTCCCGTACTGTTCCTGGGAAAGTCCGTGAGCGTACGCCGTGTGACCGAACTCGTGGAGGGTCCCGGTGAGTGCCTCGGTAAGATCCGTCTCGTCGTACCGAGTCGTCATCCTAACATCGTACGGATTCCCGAACGAGAAGGGGTGGGGTGCGATGTCAAACCGTGTACGATCCCAATCGAGTCCGACCGCATCGAGGGCGGCTCTGTTCAACTCTTTCTGCGTTGCGGTGTCGAATTCGCCACTCTCGCTAGACAGGGCGTCGGTCGCAAGGTCTGTGCCGCTCTCATGAATATCTTCGATGAGTGGAACGAGTT
This is a stretch of genomic DNA from Natronosalvus rutilus. It encodes these proteins:
- a CDS encoding GNAT family N-acetyltransferase — its product is MDLRPIRATEIQEVVRNLWRPFAEDMESRNKRFELADDAEQAMASNFSNGLRQDDVFIFVAEVDNEVIGYLLFEIRDAPPIFTRERDCALDQLYVKPEYRGEGIGQALIDRAVMIGEEKGAETIVLTIDAKNEGALKFFDDLGYNIWRHHLFKPI
- a CDS encoding alpha/beta fold hydrolase, with the translated sequence MPTEWEQLIDSGQYVTVDGTDVHYYDEGSGDAIVLLHGGGLTSCAELNWGAVIGLLSESCRVIALDQPGFGFTAPRDERDYMPRKRADFIASFLRKLNIDTATVAGNSRAGYQAVYLGLEYPDLVEKLVVVNAGSASRKLVKGEVPGNLESDEPTLEGAREFLEDFEENHLVRPDNHPLFQVGITEEAIERVYEIQKRNWKFTNARSRNIQTSAESLNEALSYNGTHITEAASNVKQPVLITWGTKPYEGWPRQADEPADNPDKKLVEIHPETLPAYERDEGFDMGVRLFEQLPNSEIHIWHDTKHHVMTDKAARWSDVVADFVTAETNI
- a CDS encoding RidA family protein, with the translated sequence MVRRAISPDELAETPYNHVIVDGGNIYMAGQVPRDSDGNIVGDDLETQSRKTFENIGILLEEVEKDFNDIAKITVYIMGKQETLDGYKKVYNEVFSEPYPCQTVIGTRPLGDSPVMIEIEAEVPME
- a CDS encoding MFS transporter; this translates as MGTITFTTGRFALSPLLPTITDSLNISSFAAGIAMTMMFGFTAIVRYPGGQLSDQLSRKTVLVVGLVITTGGFTILTMVWNYSTFLLAIIGVGVGIGLYSTAVIAWLSDLFTSKQGQALGINNSSIYFAGILGAGLGNVAIASESWRSAFLPIVFVLCILLPALHYWNYEQYQISRPEFDIRDTVFRLLQSAQVRRMLVVGTLFGTAWQGVITFLPMFLQAEKAISATFANNLFALLFLVGAGSNLLTGRISDLYPVPYIVAVVAGITSVGLVMVIFVETIVLIIFSICILGAGLAAIWPALQSYMVDLFPEETKGGDYGAFSAGYVGLASLGPSIVGFISDKFDFTVAFMGLVVCLLVSALLALGVARRNDDLSHRTP
- a CDS encoding carboxypeptidase M32, producing MAVQSAEEAYQIVLEQSQRVIDLEKTNQLMRWDSDVMMPPGGAPARSSQRTTLSAARHRYLTDDRLGEALNVLDDADLDDGQEAIVREVRREYTTASRIPDDLNDEISAINSRAHESWKEAREANDWSAFGPLVAEHFEVKKQWSNHVDPDGDPYEVIWSQRTGYLGQPHISLETVDRIFDTLREELVPLIEDIHESGTDLATDALSSESGEFDTATQKELNRAALDAVGLDWDRTRFDIAPHPFSFGNPYDVRMTTRYDETDLTEALTGTLHEFGHTAYAHGLSQEQYGTPLGEPRGIGIHESQSRFFENHVGRTQAFWEHFMPTVREHYPQLEDVTAREAYEAVNQVFKDNFIRVEADELTYHMHIILRTEIERDLFHNRITADEIPELWNDKMEDYLGIRPSTDNEGCLQDPHWSRSLPGFIGYTIGSVLAAQLDAAMREELNEDVDELIRDCELGPIREWLTENVHSHGQFFRADELVREATGEDLTADYFVEYVNEKYRDLYDLD